The Salvia miltiorrhiza cultivar Shanhuang (shh) chromosome 1, IMPLAD_Smil_shh, whole genome shotgun sequence genome has a window encoding:
- the LOC130987911 gene encoding ethylene-responsive transcription factor ERF017 — protein sequence MVKSPEKQHQPSSAAALEVVREASSSSSCKYKGVRKRKWGKYVSEIRLPNCRERIWLGSYDTAEKAARAFDAALYCLRGGNAKFNFPDNPPEIENGRSMTPAEIQVAAARFAHAAAGAETSGRVDDLDSQSDSSEALQHAESPCPSVSDMTNIPLDNVFLDQFLTLSTDNNISDFGLFPGFDDLSGDFLAPPDYYWPDNTDELSSQLWNF from the coding sequence ATGGTGAAATCACCTGAGAAGCAGCACCAACCTTCCTCCGCCGCCGCTTTGGAGGTCGTTCGAGAAgcttcctcttcctcctcctgcaAATACAAGGGCGTGCGTAAGCGTAAGTGGGGGAAATACGTCTCCGAGATCAGGCTCCCTAACTGCAGGGAGAGGATATGGCTCGGATCCTACGACACGGCGGAGAAGGCGGCGCGTGCCTTCGACGCCGCCCTCTATTGCCTCCGCGGCGGAAACGCCAAGTTCAATTTCCCCGACAATCCGCCGGAGATCGAGAACGGCCGCTCCATGACCCCCGCCGAGATCCAGGTCGCCGCCGCCCGCTTCGCCCATGCGGCCGCCGGCGCCGAGACCTCGGGTCGGGTCGACGATCTCGACTCCCAGTCGGACTCGTCGGAGGCGCTGCAGCACGCCGAGTCGCCGTGCCCGTCGGTCTCCGATATGACTAATATACCCCTGGATAATGTCTTCTTGGATCAGTTTTTGACCCTCAGCACCGATAATAACATTTCGGATTTCGGGTTATTTCCGGGATTTGATGATCTTTCGGGCGATTTTTTGGCGCCACCTGATTATTATTGGCCTGATAACACTGATGAATTATCTTCGCAGCTTTGGAATTTTTGA